A single Defluviitalea saccharophila DNA region contains:
- a CDS encoding ABC transporter permease: MVILWKKLFRDLKENKMAYIACLIVISIGLMSYTAMSIAMDNLNRAKNEFYEEKHFAEGFAKIRSMPLSKVQTLSRIEGIKKIEGRLVKDIRVLLPKGKEDNVYLRLVAIDPADPSHLNGVQKIQGRELEADKANIWIGPKFFEVHGLEMEEEISVVINGVKRKLVIAGTAQSPEFVYPMQNEQSMMPTPETFDIAYIPYEAMDSLFGAGGTVNDIIFTLEEGYSFQDVEDELKAKLKKYGFEVAFERKDQLSHAMLQQELDGVASMAKSVPFLFIGISAIILYIMLKRLVEQQRGLIGTLKAFGYTEKEILFHYLSYSWIIGLGGGIIGGLLGTALSGGMTEVYKEFFQLPNLKNQFSWEYFIMGIVLSVLGCLFAGFQGVKGVLKLHPAEGMRPEAPPIGKKILIESIKLLWSNLTVQGRMAMRNIFRSKGRSFFTLIGVIFTFAMMATMISFNDMLDMMIFDQFNKVQTYNVKVSFESPLYVKDVLRELKNKKGIIEMETMLEVPATFKNMYHEKNLVILGLHKESNLYNILDSSGNKVKVPTEGILLSDSIAKSLHVEVGDKVQFESPWAKEDPIYVYVTGIIPQYLGGNAYMEEESLGRLLGQGKIATSAILNIHPKDIASLKNEYKTSKVIQSIEESSTTLNKYKEMLGSYGYMIWVMVLIAVVTGFAIVYNSSIISLAERKRELASLRVLGMTYREVLEIISFEQWMLGGVGMLLGIPMTFVFKQSMAESMSSDIMTMPTYTSPSSFVIALMGTALAIILAQLNIARNIKKLDLVEVLKERE, encoded by the coding sequence ATGGTGATTCTATGGAAGAAATTATTTCGAGATTTAAAAGAAAATAAGATGGCATATATTGCCTGTCTGATTGTCATTAGTATTGGCTTGATGTCTTATACGGCTATGTCCATTGCCATGGATAATCTCAATCGGGCAAAGAATGAATTCTATGAGGAAAAGCATTTTGCCGAAGGATTTGCAAAAATACGTTCCATGCCCCTATCGAAGGTTCAAACCCTTTCCAGGATAGAAGGGATTAAAAAAATAGAAGGGCGCTTGGTGAAAGATATTCGAGTGCTTCTTCCTAAGGGAAAAGAGGATAATGTATATCTTAGACTGGTAGCCATAGATCCTGCTGATCCCTCTCATTTAAACGGCGTACAAAAAATTCAGGGCAGGGAATTGGAAGCTGACAAAGCAAATATTTGGATTGGCCCTAAATTTTTTGAAGTCCATGGATTGGAGATGGAGGAAGAAATCTCTGTAGTCATCAATGGAGTAAAAAGAAAGTTAGTGATTGCAGGAACAGCCCAAAGTCCGGAATTTGTTTATCCTATGCAAAATGAGCAGAGCATGATGCCAACACCGGAAACTTTTGATATTGCTTATATTCCTTATGAAGCTATGGATTCTTTATTTGGTGCAGGGGGAACTGTTAATGACATTATTTTTACTTTAGAAGAAGGCTATAGCTTTCAAGATGTAGAAGACGAACTAAAGGCGAAGTTAAAAAAATACGGTTTTGAAGTAGCATTTGAGCGAAAGGATCAACTCAGTCATGCCATGCTGCAACAGGAATTGGATGGGGTTGCTTCTATGGCTAAAAGTGTTCCCTTTTTATTTATTGGTATATCAGCAATCATTTTATACATTATGTTAAAGCGGTTGGTAGAACAGCAAAGAGGTTTGATTGGAACATTAAAAGCCTTTGGATATACGGAGAAAGAGATTTTATTCCACTATTTATCCTATAGCTGGATTATAGGCCTTGGAGGAGGCATCATTGGAGGGTTGCTTGGAACAGCTTTATCCGGAGGTATGACGGAAGTGTATAAAGAATTCTTCCAGTTGCCTAATCTAAAAAATCAGTTTTCCTGGGAGTATTTTATAATGGGAATTGTTTTATCCGTTCTTGGCTGCCTTTTTGCCGGTTTCCAAGGGGTTAAAGGAGTACTTAAACTTCATCCTGCGGAAGGAATGAGACCGGAAGCTCCGCCTATTGGTAAGAAAATCCTGATAGAAAGCATAAAACTTCTATGGAGCAATTTAACCGTTCAGGGACGCATGGCTATGAGGAATATCTTTCGCAGCAAGGGCAGAAGTTTTTTCACCCTTATAGGAGTTATTTTTACCTTTGCTATGATGGCAACGATGATTTCCTTTAATGATATGCTTGATATGATGATATTCGACCAGTTTAACAAGGTCCAAACCTATAATGTAAAAGTAAGCTTCGAGTCTCCTTTGTATGTAAAAGATGTTCTTAGAGAGCTCAAAAACAAGAAGGGTATTATAGAAATGGAAACGATGCTGGAGGTCCCTGCAACTTTTAAAAATATGTATCATGAAAAAAATCTGGTGATCCTGGGACTTCATAAAGAATCAAATCTATATAACATTCTGGATTCTAGCGGAAACAAAGTGAAAGTTCCAACAGAAGGAATTCTTTTATCGGATTCCATTGCCAAATCTCTTCATGTAGAAGTTGGAGACAAAGTTCAATTTGAGAGCCCTTGGGCCAAAGAAGATCCTATTTATGTTTATGTAACCGGCATTATTCCGCAATATTTAGGAGGCAATGCCTATATGGAAGAAGAAAGTTTAGGAAGACTCTTAGGTCAAGGTAAAATTGCTACCAGTGCGATCTTAAATATTCATCCAAAGGATATTGCTTCATTAAAGAACGAATATAAAACTTCAAAAGTTATTCAATCGATTGAAGAAAGCAGTACAACACTTAATAAATATAAGGAAATGCTAGGTTCCTATGGGTATATGATTTGGGTTATGGTTTTAATTGCGGTAGTTACAGGCTTTGCCATTGTATATAATTCCAGCATTATCTCGCTGGCGGAGCGAAAAAGAGAACTGGCTTCCTTAAGGGTTTTGGGGATGACTTATAGAGAAGTCTTAGAAATTATATCCTTTGAGCAGTGGATGCTTGGGGGCGTAGGAATGCTTTTGGGAATACCCATGACCTTTGTTTTTAAACAGAGTATGGCAGAAAGTATGAGCAGTGATATCATGACGATGCCTACTTATACCTCACCTTCCTCATTTGTGATAGCTTTAATGGGAACGGCTCTTGCCATTATTTTGGCACAGCTTAATATTGCACGGAATATTAAGAAGTTGGATTTAGTAGAAGTGTTAAAAGAAAGAGAATAA
- a CDS encoding ABC transporter ATP-binding protein, giving the protein MGLLLRAKNLRKVYQMGEVTVEALKDASFEIYEGEFVVVLGPSGSGKSTMLNLIGGMDTITSGELYYKDQSLHGASDRELTLYRRNSVGFVFQFYNLMPNLTAYENVKLSVEIAQNPLKVEDVLKEVGLEDRSHHFPSQMSGGQQQRVSLARAIAKNPEILLCDEPTGALDITTGLQVLKLLRKFNEEYKKTVIIITHNGEIAKMADRIFYIKDGRLDRIEKNEKPLSPEEVVW; this is encoded by the coding sequence ATGGGATTATTATTACGAGCAAAGAACTTAAGAAAAGTATATCAAATGGGAGAAGTAACGGTGGAAGCTTTAAAAGATGCCAGCTTTGAAATATATGAGGGGGAATTTGTCGTTGTCCTTGGACCCAGCGGCTCTGGGAAAAGTACGATGTTAAACTTAATTGGAGGCATGGATACCATTACTTCGGGTGAATTGTACTATAAAGATCAAAGTCTTCATGGCGCCTCAGACAGAGAACTCACCCTTTATAGAAGAAACTCTGTTGGCTTCGTTTTTCAATTTTACAACCTCATGCCTAATTTAACAGCCTATGAGAATGTTAAACTTTCTGTAGAGATTGCACAGAATCCACTAAAAGTGGAAGATGTTTTAAAGGAAGTAGGACTTGAAGACAGATCTCATCATTTTCCGTCTCAAATGTCGGGAGGTCAACAACAAAGGGTATCTTTAGCCCGGGCTATTGCTAAAAATCCTGAGATTCTATTATGTGATGAACCTACGGGCGCATTGGATATCACAACAGGCCTTCAGGTACTAAAGTTACTTCGTAAATTCAATGAAGAGTATAAGAAAACAGTGATTATTATTACCCATAACGGTGAAATTGCTAAGATGGCGGATAGGATATTTTATATTAAAGATGGAAGACTTGACCGCATAGAAAAAAATGAGAAGCCATTGTCCCCTGAGGAGGTGGTATGGTGA
- a CDS encoding TetR/AcrR family transcriptional regulator, with protein sequence MNGFELRKKKKMESILLAARELFCQKGIKAVTITEIAKKAQVSPVSIYNFFESKDNLVKEVVFSIMDEQMKVYEELLDSELPFKEKFEKMVFMKMEAVEQFSSLILQSPIWNEPFTRNIINHFYETKTIPLTKKFIEQGKKEGFVNPDISTESIVLYVDMFKSLLERPMISKQEAYDLIYLCFFGLLGKTTSMEL encoded by the coding sequence ATGAATGGTTTTGAACTGCGTAAGAAAAAAAAGATGGAAAGTATTCTCCTTGCTGCAAGAGAACTATTTTGCCAAAAGGGAATTAAAGCTGTAACCATTACAGAAATTGCAAAAAAAGCACAGGTGTCTCCTGTCAGTATATATAATTTCTTTGAAAGCAAAGATAACTTAGTGAAAGAAGTCGTTTTTTCAATTATGGATGAGCAGATGAAAGTCTACGAAGAATTGCTGGACAGCGAGCTTCCATTCAAAGAAAAATTTGAAAAAATGGTTTTTATGAAAATGGAGGCTGTTGAACAATTCAGCTCTTTGATTTTACAATCGCCCATATGGAATGAGCCTTTTACTCGAAATATTATTAACCACTTTTATGAAACAAAGACGATTCCCCTAACAAAAAAATTTATTGAACAAGGAAAAAAGGAAGGCTTTGTAAATCCTGATATTTCTACAGAGTCCATTGTATTATATGTAGATATGTTTAAATCTCTATTGGAGCGGCCGATGATTTCAAAACAAGAAGCATATGATTTGATTTATCTTTGTTTTTTTGGTCTTTTAGGTAAAACTACATCTATGGAACTTTAA
- a CDS encoding TraX family protein: MIYENTLEPKISSNLDTNFLKIVAAITMLIDHIGYVFFPDMIVLRIIGRISFPLFAYCIVVGFLYTSNIIKYAIRLGIFSVLSQPFYVLAFDLSWYELNIFPTLLMGLLIIHFLKEKKWFIVTILLILVSLGDFSYGLQGILLMVLFYIFRNQRELSAIVTGIFLSIPLLSNHIQGFAVFSIPLIYGHTKLNIKMNKYVFYIFYPMHLLGIYFTKLILFK, encoded by the coding sequence ATGATCTATGAAAATACCTTAGAGCCCAAGATAAGTTCTAATCTTGATACAAATTTCTTAAAAATTGTTGCTGCTATTACTATGCTGATTGACCATATAGGGTATGTATTCTTTCCAGATATGATCGTGCTGAGGATTATTGGAAGAATATCCTTTCCTTTATTTGCTTACTGTATCGTAGTAGGGTTTTTATATACCAGCAATATCATCAAATATGCCATAAGGTTAGGGATTTTTAGTGTACTCTCGCAGCCTTTTTATGTCCTGGCGTTCGATTTATCGTGGTATGAGCTTAATATTTTTCCTACCTTGCTTATGGGATTGCTCATAATTCATTTTTTAAAGGAAAAGAAATGGTTTATTGTTACGATATTACTGATCCTTGTATCCTTGGGAGATTTCAGCTATGGTCTGCAGGGAATTTTACTCATGGTTTTATTTTATATTTTTAGAAATCAAAGAGAACTTTCTGCGATCGTTACAGGTATTTTCTTAAGCATACCTCTTTTATCCAATCATATCCAGGGCTTTGCGGTATTCAGTATTCCATTGATCTACGGGCATACCAAACTCAATATCAAGATGAATAAATATGTTTTTTATATTTTTTATCCTATGCATTTGTTAGGTATATATTTTACTAAACTCATTCTTTTTAAATAA